From a single Phocoena sinus isolate mPhoSin1 chromosome 1, mPhoSin1.pri, whole genome shotgun sequence genomic region:
- the MFSD2A gene encoding sodium-dependent lysophosphatidylcholine symporter 1 isoform X5: MAKGEGAESGSAAGLLPTGILQAGERPVQVKKESKKKNQLSICNKLCYAVGGTPYQVTGCALGFFLQIYLLDVAQVDPFSASIILFVGRAWDAITDPLVGFCISKSPWTRLGRLMPWIIFSTPLAIIAYFLIWFVPDFQQGQTLWYLLFYCLFETLVTCFHVPYSALTMFISTEQSERDSATAYRMTVEVLGTVLGTAIQGQIVGQAHTPCVQDANASTVALEGVNRTQSATSLRETQNAYLLAAGVIASIYVICAVILTLGVREQREPYETQQAKPMPFFRGLRLVMSHGPYIKLIAGFLFTSLAFMLVEGNFALFCTYTLGFRNEFQNLLLAIMFSATVTIPIWQWFLTRFGKKMAVYIGISSAVPFLILVALMESNLIVTYVVAVAAGISVAAAFLLPWSMLPDVIDDFHLKQPHIHGTEPIFFSFYVFFTKFASGVSLGISTLSLDFTGYQTRGCSQPARVKFTLKMLVTMAPIVLILVGLLLFKLYPIDEEKRRQNKKALQALR; the protein is encoded by the exons ATGGCCAAAGGAGAGGGCGCCGAGAGCGGCTCCGCCGCGGGGCTGCTGCCCACGGGCATCCTCCAAGCCGGTGAACGCCCGGTCCAGGTGAAG aAGGAGTCGAAGAAGAAAAACCAGTTGTCCATTTGCAACAAACTTTGCTATGCAGTTGGGGGGACCCCCTACCAGGTGACAGGTTGTGCCCTGGGGTTCTTCCTGCAGATCTACCTGTTGGATGTAGCTCAG GTGGATcctttctctgcttccatcatcctGTTTGTGGGCCGAGCTTGGGATGCCATCACAGACCCCCTGGTGGGCTTCTGCATTAGCAAATCCCCCTGGACCCGTCTAGGCCGCCTTATGCCCTG GATCATCTTCTCCACGCCCCTGGCCATCATCGCCTACTTCCTCATCTGGTTCGTGCCTGACTTCCAACAGGGCCAGACCCTGTGGTACTTGCTTTTCTACTGCCTCTTTGAGACGCTGGTCACG TGTTTCCACGTTCCCTACTCAGCTCTCACCATGTTTATCAGCACGGAACAGAGTGAGCGGGATTCTGCCACTGCGTATC GGATGACCGTGGAGGTATTAggtacagtgctgggcacagcaATCCAGGGGCAGATTGTGGGCCAAGCACATACACCTTGTGTCCAGGACGCCAATGCCTCTACAGTAGCCTTGGAAGGTGTCAATCGCACGCAGAGCGCCACCTCACTCAGAGAAACG CAAAACGCATACCTACTGGCGGCAGGGGTCATTGCCTCCATCTATGTCATCTGTGCTGTCATCCTGACCCTGGGCGTGCGGGAGCAGAGAG AACCCTACGAGACTCAGCAGGCCAAGCCGATGCCCTTCTTTCGGGGCCTCCGGCTGGTCATGAGCCATGGCCCGTACATCAAGCTTATTGCCGGCTTCCTCTTCACCTCCTTGGCTTTCATG CTGGTGGAGGGGAACTTCGCTCTGTTTTGCACCTACACCTTGGGTTTTCGTAACGAATTCCAGAATCTGCTCCTGGCCATCATG TTCTCGGCCACAGTCACCATCCCCATCTGGCAGTGGTTCCTAACCCGGTTTGGCAAGAAGATGGCTGTGTACATTGGGATCTCA TCAGCAGTGCCATTTCTCATCTTGGTGGCCCTCATGGAGAGTAACCTGATTGTCACATATGTGGTAGCTGTGGCAGCTGGCATCAGTGTAGCAGCTGCCTTCTTACTACCCTG GTCCATGCTGCCTGACGTCATTGATGACTTCCACTTGAAGCAGCCCCATATCCATGGGACCGAGCCCATCTTCTTCTCCTTCTATGTCTTCTTCACCAAGTTTGCCTCCGGAGTCTCCCTGGGCATCTCCACCCTCAGTCTGGA CTTTACTGGGTACCAGACCCGTGGCTGCTCCCAGCCAGCACGTGTCAAGTTCACACTGAAGATGCTGGTGACCATGGCTCCCATAGTCCTCATCCTCGTAGGCCTGCTGCTCTTTAAGCTGTACCCCATTGACGAGGAGAAGCGGCGGCAGAACAAGAAGGCCCTGCAGGCCCTGAG atga
- the MFSD2A gene encoding sodium-dependent lysophosphatidylcholine symporter 1 isoform X6, with protein MVWDSHVGRHWAQSSPLAAPEATPSPGVGLPRSCVCTHGIIFSTPLAIIAYFLIWFVPDFQQGQTLWYLLFYCLFETLVTCFHVPYSALTMFISTEQSERDSATAYRMTVEVLGTVLGTAIQGQIVGQAHTPCVQDANASTVALEGVNRTQSATSLRETQNAYLLAAGVIASIYVICAVILTLGVREQREPYETQQAKPMPFFRGLRLVMSHGPYIKLIAGFLFTSLAFMLVEGNFALFCTYTLGFRNEFQNLLLAIMFSATVTIPIWQWFLTRFGKKMAVYIGISSAVPFLILVALMESNLIVTYVVAVAAGISVAAAFLLPWSMLPDVIDDFHLKQPHIHGTEPIFFSFYVFFTKFASGVSLGISTLSLDFTGYQTRGCSQPARVKFTLKMLVTMAPIVLILVGLLLFKLYPIDEEKRRQNKKALQALREEASSSGCSDTDSTELARIL; from the exons ATGGTGTGGGACTCACATGTGGGGAGGCACTGGGCCCAGTCCTCCCCTCTGGCTGCTCCAGAAGCAACACCTTCACCTGGAGTTGGCCTCCCCCGCTCCTGTGTATGCACACATGG GATCATCTTCTCCACGCCCCTGGCCATCATCGCCTACTTCCTCATCTGGTTCGTGCCTGACTTCCAACAGGGCCAGACCCTGTGGTACTTGCTTTTCTACTGCCTCTTTGAGACGCTGGTCACG TGTTTCCACGTTCCCTACTCAGCTCTCACCATGTTTATCAGCACGGAACAGAGTGAGCGGGATTCTGCCACTGCGTATC GGATGACCGTGGAGGTATTAggtacagtgctgggcacagcaATCCAGGGGCAGATTGTGGGCCAAGCACATACACCTTGTGTCCAGGACGCCAATGCCTCTACAGTAGCCTTGGAAGGTGTCAATCGCACGCAGAGCGCCACCTCACTCAGAGAAACG CAAAACGCATACCTACTGGCGGCAGGGGTCATTGCCTCCATCTATGTCATCTGTGCTGTCATCCTGACCCTGGGCGTGCGGGAGCAGAGAG AACCCTACGAGACTCAGCAGGCCAAGCCGATGCCCTTCTTTCGGGGCCTCCGGCTGGTCATGAGCCATGGCCCGTACATCAAGCTTATTGCCGGCTTCCTCTTCACCTCCTTGGCTTTCATG CTGGTGGAGGGGAACTTCGCTCTGTTTTGCACCTACACCTTGGGTTTTCGTAACGAATTCCAGAATCTGCTCCTGGCCATCATG TTCTCGGCCACAGTCACCATCCCCATCTGGCAGTGGTTCCTAACCCGGTTTGGCAAGAAGATGGCTGTGTACATTGGGATCTCA TCAGCAGTGCCATTTCTCATCTTGGTGGCCCTCATGGAGAGTAACCTGATTGTCACATATGTGGTAGCTGTGGCAGCTGGCATCAGTGTAGCAGCTGCCTTCTTACTACCCTG GTCCATGCTGCCTGACGTCATTGATGACTTCCACTTGAAGCAGCCCCATATCCATGGGACCGAGCCCATCTTCTTCTCCTTCTATGTCTTCTTCACCAAGTTTGCCTCCGGAGTCTCCCTGGGCATCTCCACCCTCAGTCTGGA CTTTACTGGGTACCAGACCCGTGGCTGCTCCCAGCCAGCACGTGTCAAGTTCACACTGAAGATGCTGGTGACCATGGCTCCCATAGTCCTCATCCTCGTAGGCCTGCTGCTCTTTAAGCTGTACCCCATTGACGAGGAGAAGCGGCGGCAGAACAAGAAGGCCCTGCAGGCCCTGAG GGAAGAGGCCAGCAGCTCGGGCTGCTCTGACACAGACTCTACAGAACTAGCCAGAATCCTCTAG
- the MFSD2A gene encoding sodium-dependent lysophosphatidylcholine symporter 1 isoform X7, which translates to MDLRIIFSTPLAIIAYFLIWFVPDFQQGQTLWYLLFYCLFETLVTCFHVPYSALTMFISTEQSERDSATAYRMTVEVLGTVLGTAIQGQIVGQAHTPCVQDANASTVALEGVNRTQSATSLRETQNAYLLAAGVIASIYVICAVILTLGVREQREPYETQQAKPMPFFRGLRLVMSHGPYIKLIAGFLFTSLAFMLVEGNFALFCTYTLGFRNEFQNLLLAIMFSATVTIPIWQWFLTRFGKKMAVYIGISSAVPFLILVALMESNLIVTYVVAVAAGISVAAAFLLPWSMLPDVIDDFHLKQPHIHGTEPIFFSFYVFFTKFASGVSLGISTLSLDFTGYQTRGCSQPARVKFTLKMLVTMAPIVLILVGLLLFKLYPIDEEKRRQNKKALQALREEASSSGCSDTDSTELARIL; encoded by the exons ATGGATCTGAG GATCATCTTCTCCACGCCCCTGGCCATCATCGCCTACTTCCTCATCTGGTTCGTGCCTGACTTCCAACAGGGCCAGACCCTGTGGTACTTGCTTTTCTACTGCCTCTTTGAGACGCTGGTCACG TGTTTCCACGTTCCCTACTCAGCTCTCACCATGTTTATCAGCACGGAACAGAGTGAGCGGGATTCTGCCACTGCGTATC GGATGACCGTGGAGGTATTAggtacagtgctgggcacagcaATCCAGGGGCAGATTGTGGGCCAAGCACATACACCTTGTGTCCAGGACGCCAATGCCTCTACAGTAGCCTTGGAAGGTGTCAATCGCACGCAGAGCGCCACCTCACTCAGAGAAACG CAAAACGCATACCTACTGGCGGCAGGGGTCATTGCCTCCATCTATGTCATCTGTGCTGTCATCCTGACCCTGGGCGTGCGGGAGCAGAGAG AACCCTACGAGACTCAGCAGGCCAAGCCGATGCCCTTCTTTCGGGGCCTCCGGCTGGTCATGAGCCATGGCCCGTACATCAAGCTTATTGCCGGCTTCCTCTTCACCTCCTTGGCTTTCATG CTGGTGGAGGGGAACTTCGCTCTGTTTTGCACCTACACCTTGGGTTTTCGTAACGAATTCCAGAATCTGCTCCTGGCCATCATG TTCTCGGCCACAGTCACCATCCCCATCTGGCAGTGGTTCCTAACCCGGTTTGGCAAGAAGATGGCTGTGTACATTGGGATCTCA TCAGCAGTGCCATTTCTCATCTTGGTGGCCCTCATGGAGAGTAACCTGATTGTCACATATGTGGTAGCTGTGGCAGCTGGCATCAGTGTAGCAGCTGCCTTCTTACTACCCTG GTCCATGCTGCCTGACGTCATTGATGACTTCCACTTGAAGCAGCCCCATATCCATGGGACCGAGCCCATCTTCTTCTCCTTCTATGTCTTCTTCACCAAGTTTGCCTCCGGAGTCTCCCTGGGCATCTCCACCCTCAGTCTGGA CTTTACTGGGTACCAGACCCGTGGCTGCTCCCAGCCAGCACGTGTCAAGTTCACACTGAAGATGCTGGTGACCATGGCTCCCATAGTCCTCATCCTCGTAGGCCTGCTGCTCTTTAAGCTGTACCCCATTGACGAGGAGAAGCGGCGGCAGAACAAGAAGGCCCTGCAGGCCCTGAG GGAAGAGGCCAGCAGCTCGGGCTGCTCTGACACAGACTCTACAGAACTAGCCAGAATCCTCTAG
- the MFSD2A gene encoding sodium-dependent lysophosphatidylcholine symporter 1 isoform X4, with protein MAKGEGAESGSAAGLLPTGILQAGERPVQESKKKNQLSICNKLCYAVGGTPYQVTGCALGFFLQIYLLDVAQVDPFSASIILFVGRAWDAITDPLVGFCISKSPWTRLGRLMPWIIFSTPLAIIAYFLIWFVPDFQQGQTLWYLLFYCLFETLVTCFHVPYSALTMFISTEQSERDSATAYRMTVEVLGTVLGTAIQGQIVGQAHTPCVQDANASTVALEGVNRTQSATSLRETQNAYLLAAGVIASIYVICAVILTLGVREQREPYETQQAKPMPFFRGLRLVMSHGPYIKLIAGFLFTSLAFMLVEGNFALFCTYTLGFRNEFQNLLLAIMFSATVTIPIWQWFLTRFGKKMAVYIGISSAVPFLILVALMESNLIVTYVVAVAAGISVAAAFLLPWSMLPDVIDDFHLKQPHIHGTEPIFFSFYVFFTKFASGVSLGISTLSLDFTGYQTRGCSQPARVKFTLKMLVTMAPIVLILVGLLLFKLYPIDEEKRRQNKKALQALREEASSSGCSDTDSTELARIL; from the exons ATGGCCAAAGGAGAGGGCGCCGAGAGCGGCTCCGCCGCGGGGCTGCTGCCCACGGGCATCCTCCAAGCCGGTGAACGCCCGGTCCAG GAGTCGAAGAAGAAAAACCAGTTGTCCATTTGCAACAAACTTTGCTATGCAGTTGGGGGGACCCCCTACCAGGTGACAGGTTGTGCCCTGGGGTTCTTCCTGCAGATCTACCTGTTGGATGTAGCTCAG GTGGATcctttctctgcttccatcatcctGTTTGTGGGCCGAGCTTGGGATGCCATCACAGACCCCCTGGTGGGCTTCTGCATTAGCAAATCCCCCTGGACCCGTCTAGGCCGCCTTATGCCCTG GATCATCTTCTCCACGCCCCTGGCCATCATCGCCTACTTCCTCATCTGGTTCGTGCCTGACTTCCAACAGGGCCAGACCCTGTGGTACTTGCTTTTCTACTGCCTCTTTGAGACGCTGGTCACG TGTTTCCACGTTCCCTACTCAGCTCTCACCATGTTTATCAGCACGGAACAGAGTGAGCGGGATTCTGCCACTGCGTATC GGATGACCGTGGAGGTATTAggtacagtgctgggcacagcaATCCAGGGGCAGATTGTGGGCCAAGCACATACACCTTGTGTCCAGGACGCCAATGCCTCTACAGTAGCCTTGGAAGGTGTCAATCGCACGCAGAGCGCCACCTCACTCAGAGAAACG CAAAACGCATACCTACTGGCGGCAGGGGTCATTGCCTCCATCTATGTCATCTGTGCTGTCATCCTGACCCTGGGCGTGCGGGAGCAGAGAG AACCCTACGAGACTCAGCAGGCCAAGCCGATGCCCTTCTTTCGGGGCCTCCGGCTGGTCATGAGCCATGGCCCGTACATCAAGCTTATTGCCGGCTTCCTCTTCACCTCCTTGGCTTTCATG CTGGTGGAGGGGAACTTCGCTCTGTTTTGCACCTACACCTTGGGTTTTCGTAACGAATTCCAGAATCTGCTCCTGGCCATCATG TTCTCGGCCACAGTCACCATCCCCATCTGGCAGTGGTTCCTAACCCGGTTTGGCAAGAAGATGGCTGTGTACATTGGGATCTCA TCAGCAGTGCCATTTCTCATCTTGGTGGCCCTCATGGAGAGTAACCTGATTGTCACATATGTGGTAGCTGTGGCAGCTGGCATCAGTGTAGCAGCTGCCTTCTTACTACCCTG GTCCATGCTGCCTGACGTCATTGATGACTTCCACTTGAAGCAGCCCCATATCCATGGGACCGAGCCCATCTTCTTCTCCTTCTATGTCTTCTTCACCAAGTTTGCCTCCGGAGTCTCCCTGGGCATCTCCACCCTCAGTCTGGA CTTTACTGGGTACCAGACCCGTGGCTGCTCCCAGCCAGCACGTGTCAAGTTCACACTGAAGATGCTGGTGACCATGGCTCCCATAGTCCTCATCCTCGTAGGCCTGCTGCTCTTTAAGCTGTACCCCATTGACGAGGAGAAGCGGCGGCAGAACAAGAAGGCCCTGCAGGCCCTGAG GGAAGAGGCCAGCAGCTCGGGCTGCTCTGACACAGACTCTACAGAACTAGCCAGAATCCTCTAG
- the MFSD2A gene encoding sodium-dependent lysophosphatidylcholine symporter 1 isoform X3, which yields MAKGEGAESGSAAGLLPTGILQAGERPVQKESKKKNQLSICNKLCYAVGGTPYQVTGCALGFFLQIYLLDVAQVDPFSASIILFVGRAWDAITDPLVGFCISKSPWTRLGRLMPWIIFSTPLAIIAYFLIWFVPDFQQGQTLWYLLFYCLFETLVTCFHVPYSALTMFISTEQSERDSATAYRMTVEVLGTVLGTAIQGQIVGQAHTPCVQDANASTVALEGVNRTQSATSLRETQNAYLLAAGVIASIYVICAVILTLGVREQREPYETQQAKPMPFFRGLRLVMSHGPYIKLIAGFLFTSLAFMLVEGNFALFCTYTLGFRNEFQNLLLAIMFSATVTIPIWQWFLTRFGKKMAVYIGISSAVPFLILVALMESNLIVTYVVAVAAGISVAAAFLLPWSMLPDVIDDFHLKQPHIHGTEPIFFSFYVFFTKFASGVSLGISTLSLDFTGYQTRGCSQPARVKFTLKMLVTMAPIVLILVGLLLFKLYPIDEEKRRQNKKALQALREEASSSGCSDTDSTELARIL from the exons ATGGCCAAAGGAGAGGGCGCCGAGAGCGGCTCCGCCGCGGGGCTGCTGCCCACGGGCATCCTCCAAGCCGGTGAACGCCCGGTCCAG aAGGAGTCGAAGAAGAAAAACCAGTTGTCCATTTGCAACAAACTTTGCTATGCAGTTGGGGGGACCCCCTACCAGGTGACAGGTTGTGCCCTGGGGTTCTTCCTGCAGATCTACCTGTTGGATGTAGCTCAG GTGGATcctttctctgcttccatcatcctGTTTGTGGGCCGAGCTTGGGATGCCATCACAGACCCCCTGGTGGGCTTCTGCATTAGCAAATCCCCCTGGACCCGTCTAGGCCGCCTTATGCCCTG GATCATCTTCTCCACGCCCCTGGCCATCATCGCCTACTTCCTCATCTGGTTCGTGCCTGACTTCCAACAGGGCCAGACCCTGTGGTACTTGCTTTTCTACTGCCTCTTTGAGACGCTGGTCACG TGTTTCCACGTTCCCTACTCAGCTCTCACCATGTTTATCAGCACGGAACAGAGTGAGCGGGATTCTGCCACTGCGTATC GGATGACCGTGGAGGTATTAggtacagtgctgggcacagcaATCCAGGGGCAGATTGTGGGCCAAGCACATACACCTTGTGTCCAGGACGCCAATGCCTCTACAGTAGCCTTGGAAGGTGTCAATCGCACGCAGAGCGCCACCTCACTCAGAGAAACG CAAAACGCATACCTACTGGCGGCAGGGGTCATTGCCTCCATCTATGTCATCTGTGCTGTCATCCTGACCCTGGGCGTGCGGGAGCAGAGAG AACCCTACGAGACTCAGCAGGCCAAGCCGATGCCCTTCTTTCGGGGCCTCCGGCTGGTCATGAGCCATGGCCCGTACATCAAGCTTATTGCCGGCTTCCTCTTCACCTCCTTGGCTTTCATG CTGGTGGAGGGGAACTTCGCTCTGTTTTGCACCTACACCTTGGGTTTTCGTAACGAATTCCAGAATCTGCTCCTGGCCATCATG TTCTCGGCCACAGTCACCATCCCCATCTGGCAGTGGTTCCTAACCCGGTTTGGCAAGAAGATGGCTGTGTACATTGGGATCTCA TCAGCAGTGCCATTTCTCATCTTGGTGGCCCTCATGGAGAGTAACCTGATTGTCACATATGTGGTAGCTGTGGCAGCTGGCATCAGTGTAGCAGCTGCCTTCTTACTACCCTG GTCCATGCTGCCTGACGTCATTGATGACTTCCACTTGAAGCAGCCCCATATCCATGGGACCGAGCCCATCTTCTTCTCCTTCTATGTCTTCTTCACCAAGTTTGCCTCCGGAGTCTCCCTGGGCATCTCCACCCTCAGTCTGGA CTTTACTGGGTACCAGACCCGTGGCTGCTCCCAGCCAGCACGTGTCAAGTTCACACTGAAGATGCTGGTGACCATGGCTCCCATAGTCCTCATCCTCGTAGGCCTGCTGCTCTTTAAGCTGTACCCCATTGACGAGGAGAAGCGGCGGCAGAACAAGAAGGCCCTGCAGGCCCTGAG GGAAGAGGCCAGCAGCTCGGGCTGCTCTGACACAGACTCTACAGAACTAGCCAGAATCCTCTAG
- the MFSD2A gene encoding sodium-dependent lysophosphatidylcholine symporter 1 isoform X1, with the protein MAKGEGAESGSAAGLLPTGILQAGERPVQVKKESKKKNQLSICNKLCYAVGGTPYQVTGCALGFFLQIYLLDVAQVDPFSASIILFVGRAWDAITDPLVGFCISKSPWTRLGRLMPWIIFSTPLAIIAYFLIWFVPDFQQGQTLWYLLFYCLFETLVTCFHVPYSALTMFISTEQSERDSATAYRMTVEVLGTVLGTAIQGQIVGQAHTPCVQDANASTVALEGVNRTQSATSLRETQNAYLLAAGVIASIYVICAVILTLGVREQREPYETQQAKPMPFFRGLRLVMSHGPYIKLIAGFLFTSLAFMLVEGNFALFCTYTLGFRNEFQNLLLAIMFSATVTIPIWQWFLTRFGKKMAVYIGISSAVPFLILVALMESNLIVTYVVAVAAGISVAAAFLLPWSMLPDVIDDFHLKQPHIHGTEPIFFSFYVFFTKFASGVSLGISTLSLDFTGYQTRGCSQPARVKFTLKMLVTMAPIVLILVGLLLFKLYPIDEEKRRQNKKALQALREEASSSGCSDTDSTELARIL; encoded by the exons ATGGCCAAAGGAGAGGGCGCCGAGAGCGGCTCCGCCGCGGGGCTGCTGCCCACGGGCATCCTCCAAGCCGGTGAACGCCCGGTCCAGGTGAAG aAGGAGTCGAAGAAGAAAAACCAGTTGTCCATTTGCAACAAACTTTGCTATGCAGTTGGGGGGACCCCCTACCAGGTGACAGGTTGTGCCCTGGGGTTCTTCCTGCAGATCTACCTGTTGGATGTAGCTCAG GTGGATcctttctctgcttccatcatcctGTTTGTGGGCCGAGCTTGGGATGCCATCACAGACCCCCTGGTGGGCTTCTGCATTAGCAAATCCCCCTGGACCCGTCTAGGCCGCCTTATGCCCTG GATCATCTTCTCCACGCCCCTGGCCATCATCGCCTACTTCCTCATCTGGTTCGTGCCTGACTTCCAACAGGGCCAGACCCTGTGGTACTTGCTTTTCTACTGCCTCTTTGAGACGCTGGTCACG TGTTTCCACGTTCCCTACTCAGCTCTCACCATGTTTATCAGCACGGAACAGAGTGAGCGGGATTCTGCCACTGCGTATC GGATGACCGTGGAGGTATTAggtacagtgctgggcacagcaATCCAGGGGCAGATTGTGGGCCAAGCACATACACCTTGTGTCCAGGACGCCAATGCCTCTACAGTAGCCTTGGAAGGTGTCAATCGCACGCAGAGCGCCACCTCACTCAGAGAAACG CAAAACGCATACCTACTGGCGGCAGGGGTCATTGCCTCCATCTATGTCATCTGTGCTGTCATCCTGACCCTGGGCGTGCGGGAGCAGAGAG AACCCTACGAGACTCAGCAGGCCAAGCCGATGCCCTTCTTTCGGGGCCTCCGGCTGGTCATGAGCCATGGCCCGTACATCAAGCTTATTGCCGGCTTCCTCTTCACCTCCTTGGCTTTCATG CTGGTGGAGGGGAACTTCGCTCTGTTTTGCACCTACACCTTGGGTTTTCGTAACGAATTCCAGAATCTGCTCCTGGCCATCATG TTCTCGGCCACAGTCACCATCCCCATCTGGCAGTGGTTCCTAACCCGGTTTGGCAAGAAGATGGCTGTGTACATTGGGATCTCA TCAGCAGTGCCATTTCTCATCTTGGTGGCCCTCATGGAGAGTAACCTGATTGTCACATATGTGGTAGCTGTGGCAGCTGGCATCAGTGTAGCAGCTGCCTTCTTACTACCCTG GTCCATGCTGCCTGACGTCATTGATGACTTCCACTTGAAGCAGCCCCATATCCATGGGACCGAGCCCATCTTCTTCTCCTTCTATGTCTTCTTCACCAAGTTTGCCTCCGGAGTCTCCCTGGGCATCTCCACCCTCAGTCTGGA CTTTACTGGGTACCAGACCCGTGGCTGCTCCCAGCCAGCACGTGTCAAGTTCACACTGAAGATGCTGGTGACCATGGCTCCCATAGTCCTCATCCTCGTAGGCCTGCTGCTCTTTAAGCTGTACCCCATTGACGAGGAGAAGCGGCGGCAGAACAAGAAGGCCCTGCAGGCCCTGAG GGAAGAGGCCAGCAGCTCGGGCTGCTCTGACACAGACTCTACAGAACTAGCCAGAATCCTCTAG
- the MFSD2A gene encoding sodium-dependent lysophosphatidylcholine symporter 1 isoform X2 translates to MAKGEGAESGSAAGLLPTGILQAGERPVQVKESKKKNQLSICNKLCYAVGGTPYQVTGCALGFFLQIYLLDVAQVDPFSASIILFVGRAWDAITDPLVGFCISKSPWTRLGRLMPWIIFSTPLAIIAYFLIWFVPDFQQGQTLWYLLFYCLFETLVTCFHVPYSALTMFISTEQSERDSATAYRMTVEVLGTVLGTAIQGQIVGQAHTPCVQDANASTVALEGVNRTQSATSLRETQNAYLLAAGVIASIYVICAVILTLGVREQREPYETQQAKPMPFFRGLRLVMSHGPYIKLIAGFLFTSLAFMLVEGNFALFCTYTLGFRNEFQNLLLAIMFSATVTIPIWQWFLTRFGKKMAVYIGISSAVPFLILVALMESNLIVTYVVAVAAGISVAAAFLLPWSMLPDVIDDFHLKQPHIHGTEPIFFSFYVFFTKFASGVSLGISTLSLDFTGYQTRGCSQPARVKFTLKMLVTMAPIVLILVGLLLFKLYPIDEEKRRQNKKALQALREEASSSGCSDTDSTELARIL, encoded by the exons ATGGCCAAAGGAGAGGGCGCCGAGAGCGGCTCCGCCGCGGGGCTGCTGCCCACGGGCATCCTCCAAGCCGGTGAACGCCCGGTCCAGGTGAAG GAGTCGAAGAAGAAAAACCAGTTGTCCATTTGCAACAAACTTTGCTATGCAGTTGGGGGGACCCCCTACCAGGTGACAGGTTGTGCCCTGGGGTTCTTCCTGCAGATCTACCTGTTGGATGTAGCTCAG GTGGATcctttctctgcttccatcatcctGTTTGTGGGCCGAGCTTGGGATGCCATCACAGACCCCCTGGTGGGCTTCTGCATTAGCAAATCCCCCTGGACCCGTCTAGGCCGCCTTATGCCCTG GATCATCTTCTCCACGCCCCTGGCCATCATCGCCTACTTCCTCATCTGGTTCGTGCCTGACTTCCAACAGGGCCAGACCCTGTGGTACTTGCTTTTCTACTGCCTCTTTGAGACGCTGGTCACG TGTTTCCACGTTCCCTACTCAGCTCTCACCATGTTTATCAGCACGGAACAGAGTGAGCGGGATTCTGCCACTGCGTATC GGATGACCGTGGAGGTATTAggtacagtgctgggcacagcaATCCAGGGGCAGATTGTGGGCCAAGCACATACACCTTGTGTCCAGGACGCCAATGCCTCTACAGTAGCCTTGGAAGGTGTCAATCGCACGCAGAGCGCCACCTCACTCAGAGAAACG CAAAACGCATACCTACTGGCGGCAGGGGTCATTGCCTCCATCTATGTCATCTGTGCTGTCATCCTGACCCTGGGCGTGCGGGAGCAGAGAG AACCCTACGAGACTCAGCAGGCCAAGCCGATGCCCTTCTTTCGGGGCCTCCGGCTGGTCATGAGCCATGGCCCGTACATCAAGCTTATTGCCGGCTTCCTCTTCACCTCCTTGGCTTTCATG CTGGTGGAGGGGAACTTCGCTCTGTTTTGCACCTACACCTTGGGTTTTCGTAACGAATTCCAGAATCTGCTCCTGGCCATCATG TTCTCGGCCACAGTCACCATCCCCATCTGGCAGTGGTTCCTAACCCGGTTTGGCAAGAAGATGGCTGTGTACATTGGGATCTCA TCAGCAGTGCCATTTCTCATCTTGGTGGCCCTCATGGAGAGTAACCTGATTGTCACATATGTGGTAGCTGTGGCAGCTGGCATCAGTGTAGCAGCTGCCTTCTTACTACCCTG GTCCATGCTGCCTGACGTCATTGATGACTTCCACTTGAAGCAGCCCCATATCCATGGGACCGAGCCCATCTTCTTCTCCTTCTATGTCTTCTTCACCAAGTTTGCCTCCGGAGTCTCCCTGGGCATCTCCACCCTCAGTCTGGA CTTTACTGGGTACCAGACCCGTGGCTGCTCCCAGCCAGCACGTGTCAAGTTCACACTGAAGATGCTGGTGACCATGGCTCCCATAGTCCTCATCCTCGTAGGCCTGCTGCTCTTTAAGCTGTACCCCATTGACGAGGAGAAGCGGCGGCAGAACAAGAAGGCCCTGCAGGCCCTGAG GGAAGAGGCCAGCAGCTCGGGCTGCTCTGACACAGACTCTACAGAACTAGCCAGAATCCTCTAG